One Nodosilinea sp. PGN35 genomic window, GAGGTGCTGCGCGATCGCCTAGGCGATCTGGGCATTCCCATTGTGGCGAAGCTGCCCTTTGGCCACGACGGCGACAATGCCGCCCTGCCGGTGGGGGCCATGGCCCGCCTCGATGGCGGTGCAGGCCGCCTCGAAATTCTGCCAGCCGCTTAGTATCGACTAGGGTCTGGGCGGCTTTAGCTCCTTAGAATAAAGTCACACTTTAGGTACAGCCGTGGTTCCCCTCCGTGATGACAACCCGATCACCATTACCCCGGTGGTGACCTACGGGCTGATTGGGCTCAATATTGCTGTGTTTGTGTTTCAGCTCAGCCTGTCGCGGGAGGGCCTCGATCGATTTTTCGACACCTGGGCGCTGGTGCCAGCCCAGCTGACCGAGAGCTTTCAGGGGGCGCTTCAGGCTCCGGCCTACGAATGGATGACCCTGATTTCGTCTCAGTTTCTTCACGGGGGCTTTTTCCACGTGGGGGGGAATCTGCTCTACCTGTGGGTGTTTGGCAACAACATTGAGGATCGGCTGGGCCACGCCAGGTTTTTGATTTTTTATCTGGGCTGCGGGGCGCTGGCGGGGCTGACCCAGTGGATTTTTGACCCCTACTCGGCGGTACCGACCATTGGGGCCAGCGGGGCGATCGCCGGGGTCATGGGAGCCTATATTCTGCGGTTCCCCCGGGCCCATATTGTCACCCTGATTCCGCTGATTATCTTTTTCACCACCATCCGCATTCCAGCAATCTTTTTCCTGGGGTTCTGGTTTGTGCAGCAGGCCCTGTTTAGCCTGGCCAGCCTCAGCAGCGACGTCAACTTGGGCTCTAGCGGAGTCGCCTACTGGGCCCACTCGGGCGGATTTGTGTTTGGGCTGATGCTCGGCCCGCTGCTGGGGTTGATGGGCGACAAACCGGGATCGCCTCGGCGATAGCTCCAGGCAACCAGGCCCGCCAGCTCCCACCCGAGCAGCGGGGTGGTAACTTCATGAAGTTCTCGAGTAAGCTATGGAATTATTTATGATTTTATGGCTGATGCTGTATTGAGGCCTTGAAAAGCACTAAAGGGCGCTGGGCACCACGGCTGGTGAGCCTGCCCCCTCCGAGGGTTCCTGACAATCATCCTGACTAGCCAATCTACAGAAAGGTACGACTATGGCGGAAGCCAAAATCCTCGTTGTCGATGACGACCCGGCAATTCGCAACCTGATTTATCGGTTCCTGGCCAAGCAAAACTATGAAATGGAATCGGCAGAGGACGGCAAAAAGGCCCTGGCGGCATTTGAGCAGTTTACCCCCGACCTGGTAATTCTCGACCTCAACCTGCCCGACACTAACGGCTACGACCTGTGTAAAGAGATGCAGTCGCGCACCGGGGTGTTCGTGCTGATGCTGACGAGCCGCACCGACGAGTCGGACAAAATTCGCGGTTTCAACGAGGGGGCCGACGACTATCTAACCAAACCCTTCAGCCTCGGCGAGCTAGAGGTGCGGGTAGGGGCCATTCTCAAGCGCCAGCGCCCGGTTACGGCGGCGGAACAGCAGTGCCTAACCTTCAACAGCCTGGCCATTGACCCGGTGCGGCGTGAGGTCATGCTCAACGACGAAATGGTGCCCCTGACGGCCCTGGAGTTTGACCTACTGCACTTCTTGGCTAGCCACCCTGGCCGCGTCTGGCGGCGGGCAGAGCTGATTCAGAAAGTTTGGGACTACGACTACGTGGGCGATCAGCGCGTTGTGGATGTCCACGTCGGCCAGATTCGCAAGAAAATCGAGAAAGACACCACTCAACCGGCCCTGATTCAAACGGTGCGGGGGGTGGGCTACAAGTTTGAGCCGCCGGGCACCGGAGAAGAGGCGATCGCGGGTTAGTCGGCCTCCCCCCGGGCCTGATTGCGAAAGCTCCAGGCCAGTTTGAGCACCTTAGTCCAGTTGCGCTGCACCTTTTTGGGCGTCCAGCCCAGGGTTTGGGCGATCGCCTCGTCGGTCAGAGCCGGGTTGTCGATCTGCTGCTGTTTGAGGTTGAGAAAGCGGCGGTAGTCCTCGGGTAGACTGGTCAAAAAGTCGCCCCACTCCGTCGGCGTCATGCCCAGGCGAGCCTCCAGGTTAGCTCCCAACCACTGGTGCACCAGCTGCCACTCGTGCTGCTGGGAAAATTTTTCAACGTGGTACTTAAAGCGCTGCTGTAAATAGTCGCGTTCCCGAGCCGAGAGCCCCAATATGTCGTCAATTTCGGCGGCGGAGCAGTCTTGCAGCTTGAGCACCAGGTAGTCAACGCAGTCGGTCTGGTTTTGATCTCTGAGGTACTGCACCAGGGCGTTGATGACGCGATCGCGCATTACGCCGTCGCCGGGGTCGCTGGTCTCGGCCATCATTTTTTCCCGCACCTGCTGCACTACTGAGCTGCGGGCATGGCCTTCGGCGGCCTCGGTTTTGGCCCCCTCGCTGACCAGGGCCATATCCACCGAAGTCTCGGCGGGCTGGCGGCGGCTAAAGGCCTGGGCCCGCAGCACAATCAGCTGCTGGCTACCCCCCCGCAGGTTGATGCGCCGTTTGGCGTACTGTTCGCTAAAGGCCATATACTCAGCCAGTTCCAGCCGGGTGCGGGGGGTGTAGGTGACCGGCAGACCGTGCTCCCGGCGAAAGGCGTTGAGCACCTCAATGTAGAAAATCTGCATGAAGTCTTCCAGCAGGGCGTAGCGGCCCTTAAACCCCAAATGGCTGCCCTGGGGGGCTACGTGGCGGTAGACAATGGCGCTGAGGCTGCTGTGCAGCTCGACACGGCCCCGGTTCGAGCCCATGTCATAGTAGGCCAGGCACTTGCTCACCCGGTGGCGCACCAGGGCCGCCTGCCAGTGGTTGACGTCGCCTGAGGCCTGGATGCGATCGCTCATGGCGCAGATGCGCTCAATCTCTGCCGTCAGCCGCTGCCGCACCCCGTCCAGTCCCCCCAGCCGCCGCTGGAGGTGGGCCATAAACAGCTCGTCTACCAGGGCAGCAATCGTGGAAACCGTGCCGTCAGTTTCGGACTGGGCCTCGGGCCGGGACTCAGGTTCTGGGGGCTGGAGTGGAATCCCAGGGGGCGATGGGGGCATGGCTAAGCAGGTAGATGCGGTCTTCATAGTTACCCAATCCTAACAACGACACTGAAATCGGGAGTAGCCAGCCAGGACAATCCACAAATTGGTGAATCGCCGGCAGGCTACTCTAGACCCCCGCTTCAGCCCCTGAAATTTCCTAAGGCTTGTGCCAGCGCTAAAAACGGCCCGTCCCCGCTGCCGTTCCGCCGGGGCGAGCTGGCTGGGCCAGCCAGCCGACCTCCAATGCCTCGCCCGCCCAGGCCAGCATGGGCAAAAGTCCCTACTCTGTCGTCGTTTCAGACGGTTCTGTTGGTTCCTGGCCCCGCCGCTGATCGCCTCCACCCATCCTGCGATCGCGATCGCAGGGCGGGGGTCAAGGGTCTGCCGAGGCGGGTGCCAGTTGCCACCCTGGCCGCTGGCAGAGCGACTACACAGGCTGAGCGCCCCAGTCTAGAGCGGCTTCCCACCCGAGGCCCTGGCGAATCATGCGGGGCTCATCCCCCTCCATATCGAGAATCGTCGAGACCTCGTAGGCCAGGGGGCGATCGTCGTCAATCACGATATCTACCAGTTGTTCGAGACTGTCAAACATGGTCATTTTGTCCACGGGGCGATCGGGGGCTGCCTCGGGCAGCAGCGTCAGCGCAGAGGTTGAGATCACTGGATTTTGCAGCCTTTTCACCAG contains:
- a CDS encoding rhomboid family intramembrane serine protease, with the translated sequence MVPLRDDNPITITPVVTYGLIGLNIAVFVFQLSLSREGLDRFFDTWALVPAQLTESFQGALQAPAYEWMTLISSQFLHGGFFHVGGNLLYLWVFGNNIEDRLGHARFLIFYLGCGALAGLTQWIFDPYSAVPTIGASGAIAGVMGAYILRFPRAHIVTLIPLIIFFTTIRIPAIFFLGFWFVQQALFSLASLSSDVNLGSSGVAYWAHSGGFVFGLMLGPLLGLMGDKPGSPRR
- a CDS encoding response regulator transcription factor, which codes for MAEAKILVVDDDPAIRNLIYRFLAKQNYEMESAEDGKKALAAFEQFTPDLVILDLNLPDTNGYDLCKEMQSRTGVFVLMLTSRTDESDKIRGFNEGADDYLTKPFSLGELEVRVGAILKRQRPVTAAEQQCLTFNSLAIDPVRREVMLNDEMVPLTALEFDLLHFLASHPGRVWRRAELIQKVWDYDYVGDQRVVDVHVGQIRKKIEKDTTQPALIQTVRGVGYKFEPPGTGEEAIAG